The window CGTTGCCGAAGCTGGAACGCGCCTCGCGCTGGCATGAGGTGAGCGCGTCGGCGAAGCCCTGCGCCTCCTCGACAAGACGCATGCCCTTGCCGCCACCGCCCGCGACGGCCTTGATCAGCACCGGATAGCCGATGGCCTCGGCCTCGCGGGCCAGCCGCTCGGGCGACTGGTCTTCGCCCAGGTACCCCGGCGTCACCGGCACACCCGCCTTTTCCATCAGCGCCTTGGCCGCATCCTTGAGGCCCATCGCGCGGATCGAGGCGGGGGACGGGCCCACCCAGGTCAGTCCGGCATCGAGGACGGCCTGCGCAAGGTCCGCGTTCTCGGACAGGAAACCGTAGCCCGGATGGATCGCATCCGCGCCCGCAGCCTGTGCCGCGGCGAGGATCTTGTCCCCGCACAGGTAGCTTTCGCTGGCAGGCGCGGGACCGATCGCCACCGCCGCGTCGGCCATCTGGACGTGGAGCGCCTCAGCGTCCGCATCGGAATGGACCGCGATGGTGCGTATCCCCATGCGCTGCGCGGTGCGGATGATCCGGCAGGCGATCTCGCCCCGGTTGGCGATAAGCAGCGCGCCGATCACGGGTGACGCTCCGGAAAGCCATGGCGAGTGTGGAGCGCGGCGAGCACGCTTTCGATATCGCCCGCAAAGCCGCCCTCGGCAAAGGCCAGCGCGGGAAGATCCTGGTGCGCTTCGCCCAACCGGTCGATCACCGCCGCACGCGGACGCGGCCAGGGCACGCGCACCACCTCGATTCCGGCCGCGCGCTCGGGGAAGAGGGCGAGCAGCCCCTCCACCGTCACGCAGTCCTTGCAGTAGAAGCGCCGCACACCGCCCAGCGCCGGGTCGGCCCAATCAGTGTCGAGTACGTAGAGAGTGTCCTTGGCCATCGTCATCATCACATCCTGAACACGCCGAACTGCGGCCTTGCGGGAAACGGCGCTTCCAGCGCGGCACCAAGCGCGAGGCCCAGCACGTCGCGAGTCTGGGCCGGGTCGATCACGCCATCGTCCCACAGCCGCGCGGTCGCATAATAGGGGTTGCCCTCGGCCTCGTACTTGGCGCGGATCGGCGCCTTGAAGTCCTCGGCCTCCTCCTCCGACCAGCTTTTCGCGTCGCGGTGGACGGTGGCGAGCACCGAGGCGGCCTGCTCGCCCCCCATCACCGAGATGCGCGCGTTGGGCCAGGTGAAGAGGAAGCGCGGGTCATAGGCGCGCCCGCACATGCCGTAGTTGCCCGCCCCGAACGAGCCGCCGATGATGACGGTCAGCTTGGGCACCTGCGCGGTCGCGACCGCCGTCACCAGCTTGGCGCCGTGCTTGGCAATCCCTTCCGCCTCGTAGGCGCCGCCGACCATGAAGCCGGAAATGTTCTGGAGGAAGAGGAGCGGAATGCCGCGCTGGCAGGCCAGCTCGATGAAGTGCGCGCCCTTCTGCGCGGATTCGGAAAAGAGCACGCCGTTGTTGGCGAGAATCGCAACCGGAAACCCGTGAATATGCGCAAAGCCGCAGACAAGCGTGGCGCCGAACAGCGGTTTGAACTCGTGAAATTCCGAGCCATCGACCAGCCGCGCGATGACCTCGCGCACTTCGTAGGGCGCGCGCACGTCCTCGGGGATGAGCGCGTAGAGGTCCTCGGCGGGGTAGAGCGGATCGCGCGCCGCGCGGCGCTCCACGTTGGCGCGCTCGCCCGGCCCCAGGTGGCTGACGATGTCGCGCACGAGCGAGAGCGCGTGGGCATCGTCGTCGGCGAGGTGATCGGCAACGCCCGAGGTCCGCGCGTGCAGTTCGCCCCCGCCCAGTTCCTCAGCCGAGATGACTTCGCCTGTCGCCGCCTCGACCAGCGGGGGACCGGCGAGGAAGATCGTGCCCTGCTCGCGCACGATCACGGTCTCGTCCGACATCGCGGGCACATAGGCGCCGCCCGCCGTGCAGCTGCCCATGACCGAGGCGATCTGGGCGATGCCCGCCGCGCTCATCTGCGCCTGGTTGAAGAAGAAGCGGCCAAAGTGGTCGCGGTCGGGGAAGACCTCGGCCTGGTTGGGCAGGTTCGCCCCGCCCGAATCGACCAGATAGATGCACGGCAGGCGGCAAGCCTTGGCGATCTCCTGCGCGCGCAGGTGCTTCTTGACCGTCATCGGGTAGTAGGTGCCGCCCTTCACCGTCGCGTCGTTGGCGAAGATCATGCAGGTGCGCCCGGAAACCTGCCCGATCCCCGCGATGATCCCGGCGCCGGGCACCTCGTCCTCGTAGAGGCCGTTGGCGGCCAGCTGGCCGATCTCCAGAAACGGCGCGCCCGCATCGAGCAGCGCTTCGACGCGGGTGCGCGGAAGCATCTTGCCGCGCGCCTCGTGGCGTTCCCGCGCCTTTTCGGAGCCGCCCAGCGCGGCTTGCGCCACGCGTTCGCGCAGATCTTCGACCAGAGCGCGGTTGTGCCGGGTGCGCGCCTGCGCCTCCGGGGCGCTGGAATCGAGCGTCGTGGGCAAGACCGGCCCGCTCATCGCAGCGCACTCTCATTTCGCAAACGCGACATCATCCTGTTCCCGTGCCTAATTTATTTTCGCGCATGGTGGCACAGGACAAACGCGCCGCGCAAGGCAAAGGTTGCCCTGTGCGACGGGTAACGGGGGGGCGGTATCAACCCCCGAAGCCGCCACCTCCGGGCGTTTCGATCACGAAGACGTCACCCGGTTCAAGGTCCACCCTGGCGGTGGGGCCCAGCTCCTCGACGGTGCCGTCGGCGCGCTCGATGCGGTTGATGCCCGCCGCACCATCGGCGCCGCCGGCCAGCCCGAAGGGCGCAACCTTGCGGCGCTGCGAGAGGATGCCCGCCTGCATGGGGGCCAGGAAGCGCACCCGGCGCACCGCCCCATCGCCCCCGCGATGCCGCCCTGCCCCGCCCGAGCCGGTACGGATCGAGAATTCCTCCAGCAGGACCGGGAAGTTGGTTTCCAGAACTTCCGGGTCGGTCAGCCGCGAATTGGTCATGTGGGTCTGGACCACACTCGTCCCGTCGAAGTCGGGCCCCGCGCCCGAACCGCCCGCAACCGTCTCGTAGTACTGGTGCGCGGCATCGCCGAAAGTGAAGTTGTTCATCGTACCTTGCGCCGCCGCCATGGCGCCCAGCGCGCCGAACAGCGCATCGGTGATCGCCTGACTGGTCTCGACATTGCCCGCAACGACCGCGGCGGGCGCAACCGGGTGCAGCATCGAGCCTTCGGGCACGCGCACCGCGATGGGCCGCAGGCACCCCTCGTTCATCGGCACCGGATCGTCGATCAGCGTGCGCACCGCATAGAGAACCGCCGCGCGCACCACCGGCAGTGGCGCGTTGAAGTTGTCGGGCAGCTGGGGCGAGGTCCCGGCAAAGTCGATGACGGCGCTGCGCGTGTCGCGATCAATGGTGACGGCAACGTGGATCTGCGCGCCGTTGTCCATCTCCAGCACGAAGGTGCCGTCCGTCAGGCGCTCGATCAGACGGCGCACGGCCTCTTCGGAATAGGCCTGGACGTGGCCCATGTAGGCATCGACCATCGCGCGGCCCTGCTCGCCTGCAATGCGGCGCAGTTCCGAGGCCCCGCGCCGGCACGCGGCCAACTGGGCGCGCAGGTCCGCGATGTTCTGCTCGATCGCGCGTGAGGGGTGCGGGCCGGAGGCCAGAAGGTCGCGCATCGCCGCCTCCTCCAGGGTGCCCCTATCGACAAGGAGGACGTTGTCGATCAGCACGCCTTCCTCGTCCAGCGTGCGGCTGCGCGGCGGCATCGATCCCGGGCTGATCCCGCCGATATCGGCATGGTGCCCACGCGCGGCGACGAACCAGGCGGGCGCGTCATCGCCATCCTCGGCGAAGACCGGCATGACCACGGTGATGTCGGGGAGGTGCGTGCCCCCGTCATAAGGCGCGTTGAGGACATAGGCGTCGCCCGCCCGAATGCCGCGCCCATCCGCCGCGTTCCCGCGCCGCTCCAGCACGGTGCGCACGGATTCGCCCATAGAGCCCAGGTGCACCGGCATGTGCGGGGCGTTGGCGATGAGGTTTCCAGCCGCATCGAACAGCGCGCAGGAGAAATCGAGCCGCTCGCGGATGTTCACCGAGCGCGCCGACTGCTGCAGCGCCGCGCCCATTTCCTCGGCAATCGCCATGAACAGCGCGCCCATGATCTCGAGCCGCACCGGATCGCGCTCGGTGCTGGCAGAAAGCGCGGATTGCTGCGGCGTGCTGCGCGACAGGATGAGATTGCCGACGGCATCGACACGCACCGACCAGCCCGGCTCGACAACAGTGGTGGACACATCGTCGACGACGAGCAGCGGGCCCGAAGCGGTAAACCCCTCGGCAAGATCGCGGCGGTGGTAGAGCGGGGCCTGATGGCGCGCGCCGCCGGTCCACACCGGCACCGTCTCGGCCGCCGCGCCCGAGGTCGCCGGGAGCGGCATCACCGCGCCGCCGCCCGCATGGCCGCCCGCGACCGCCTCGACCCGCAGAGTCTCTGCAACGAGATCCTCGCCCGGCGCGAAGCCGAACAGGTGGTCCCAGCCCTCGTGGAAGGCCGCGCGCATCTGCGTGAGATCGCCGAGCGGCACCGAAATCGTGCTCTCGCTGCCGCGCGGGCGGATCGCGAGCGAGGCTTCGAGCGCGATGGTTCCTTCGGGAACGCCCTGCGCGGCAAGGTCCGCGCGCGCAGCCGCGCCCAGTGCGGACACCGCCTCATCGAGCGCGGCCTGGCTTTCGCCCGCGAGGTCGAGACCCAGCGTGCGCTCGTGCAGCACGCGGCGGTCGGCGAGGCCCATGCCGTAGGCCGAGAGCACCGAGGCCAGCGGGTGGCACAGCACCGTCGTCACCCCCAGTGCGTCGGCGACCTTGCAGGCGTGCTGCCCGCCCGCCCCGCCGAAGGTCACCATCGCCGCGCGGGTGACGTCATGGCCCCGGCGCAGCGAGACCGTCTTGATCGCGTTGGCCATGTTGGCGACCGCAATTTCCAGGAAGCCCTCGGCGGCCTCCTCGCGGGTGAGTTCGCGCCCCGTCGCCGCCTTTGCCTCCGCCAGGATCGCGTCCATGCGCGCCTGCGCGGCCTCGAGCGAGAGGGGCTCGTCGCCCTCGGGGCCGAAGACGTGGGGGAAGTGCGCGGGGCGCAGCTTGCCCAGGAGCAGGTTGCAGTCGGTCACCGCCAGCGGACCGCCGCGCCTATAGCAGGCCGGGCCCGGCACCGCGCCCGCGCTTTCCGGACCGACCAGGAAGCGCGCGCCGTCAAAGGCGCAGACCGAGCCGCCGCCCGCGGCCACCGTCTCGATGCGCATCATCGGCGTGCGCACGCGGTTGCCCGCGACGCGCGTCTCGCTGTCGCGCTCGTACGCGCCTGCATAGTGCGACACGTCGGTCGAGGTGCCGCCCATGTCGAAGCCCACGACTTCCCCGAAACCGGCCTCCTTCGCGATGGCCGCCATGCCCACGATGCCGCCCGCAGGCCCGGACAGGATCGCGTCCTTGCCGCGCAGCATGCCGCCCGTCGTCAGCCCGCCGTTCGACTGCATGTAGAGCGCATCGACATGAGGCCCGAGACCGGCTTCGAGCCCGTCGATGTACCGGTCCAGCACGGGCGAGAGATGCGCATCGACCACGCTGGTATCGCCGCGCGCGATGAGCTTGATAAGCGGGGCCACCTCGTGGCTGACCGAAACCTGGGCAAAGCCGATTTCCTGCGCGAGCTGGGCCAGCGCGGCTTCGTGCTGCGTGTGGCGATAGCCGTGCATGAGGACCACGGCGATGGCGCGAAACCCGTCCGCGAAGGCCGCTTCGAGCCCCGCACGCGCGGCCGCTTCGTCCAGCGGGCGATGGACCGTGCCATCCGCGCCGATCCGCTCGTCGATCTCCAGCACCTTTGCGGCCAGCGGATCGGGCAGAGCGATGTGGCGCGCGAAGATGTCCGGACGCTCCTGCGTGCCGATCCGCAGCGCATCGCCAAAACCGCGCGTGATGGCGAGCAGGACCGGCTCGCCCTTGCCTTCGAGCAGCGCGTTGGTGGCGACCGTGGTGCCCAGACGCAGCTCGCTGGGCGGGAGATCGCCCTCCTCGACACCCGTCAGGCGGCGCATCGCCTCGACCGCCGCGTCTTCGTAACGGCCCGGGTCCTCGGACAGGAGCTTCAGCCGCTCGAACCGCCCGTCCGGCGCGCGCGCCACCACGTCCGTGAATGTGCCACCGCGATCGACCCAGAATTGCCAGTTGTCCGTCATGGGGACCTACATGGCGACCAAGGGGGGAAAGCGCAAATCAAGGGGGAAGAAGGAGAAGCTTCAAGGGGCCATCGCCCCTTGACCCCGGAACCGTCCTGGGCAGTTCGAGCCTGGAACGGAGCGGATGAAACGTGAGGATTGCGGACAAAAATAGAGGGGCAGAGCCCCTCAATCCCTATCGAGACGAGACCTCTCACCCCCGAGCCACGCTGTCCGGCCCACCTGCGCTCGACAGTTCGGGGAGCCCGAGGGCAATGGCCCTCGGATCGATCCTTGTTCTTCTACCTAAATCCCCTCGCAAGGTACCGCTCGGCCAGCCCAGCCAGGAACAGCGCGCCCCGGGGCAGCACGCTCTCATCGACCATCATCCGGGTCGAGTGGATGCCGCAGCACTGGCTCCAGTCATCGCCTTCGGCCGCCACGCCCAGGAAGAACATCGCGCCGGGTGTCTTCTCCAGCACATAGGCGAAGTCTTCGGCGCCCATGATGGGGTTCGCCAGACGCTCGAAAGTGTCGGCGCCGAACAGATCCCGCGCCACGCCTTCGCCGAAATCGACCGCGCGCGCGTCGCACACGGTAACGGGGAAGCCCTCGATGATCTCGACCTCGGCGGCAAGGCCGTGGGCACCGGCGATCCCGGCGGCGAGCGCGGTCACCTCTTCGCGCAGGCGTGCCCGGTTGGTGGCCGAGAGCGAGCGCATCGTGCCCAGCATGTCGACATGGTCGGGAATGACGTTGTGCGCGCTGCCTGCGGTGATCTTGGAGATGGTGACGACGACCGGGTCGAAGACCGAAAAGCGCCGCGCGACCATGGTCTGGATGGCGGCCACGATCTCGCAGGCCACGGGCATCGGGTCCATCGTGTCGTGCGGCATCGAGGCGTGTCCGCCCCGGCCCCTGACGGTGATCGCAAGCTGGTCGGCCGAGGCCATCAGCGGCCCTGCCCGCCCGCCGATCATGCCGTGGCGCGCGTTGGGCATGATATGGAGCGCGAAGGCGGCCTCGGGCAGGGCGCGGGCCGTGCCGGGACCACCCAGGAGGCCGTCGTCGAGCATGTAGCGCGCGCCGTGCCAGCCTTCCTCGCCGGGCTGGAACATGAAGCGCACCTCGCCGGTCAGCGTGTCCGCCTTTTCCGCCAGCAGCCGCGCCGCGCCCGCCAGCATGGCGACGTGGGTGTCGTGCCCGCAGGCGTGCATCACGCCCGGAATGGTGGAGGCGAATTCGAGCCCGGTTTCCTCGGGCATGGCGAGCGCGTCCGTATCGCCGCGCAGGAGTACGCTGCGCCCCGGTCCCGCGCCCCCCTGCAAGGTCGCGACAAGGCCCGTGGTCGAGGGGCCCTCCTCCCATGCGAGCGGCAGGTCGGCCAGTTCGGCGCGGATCTTGTCGCGCGTCAGGGGCGTGTGGAGGCCCAGTTCGGGCTCGGCATGGATCGCACGGCGCAGGGCCACGATGCGCTCGGAAATGGCGGCGGGGCAGTCCGCCTCGAGGAATACGTTCATGGCGCCATGATACGCACGGCGCGCAGGGTGTCGAGCGCTGCTGCGAATCAGGAGGCCGCCGCGGCGGCTTTCTCCTCGCGCTCAAGGCGGCGCAGCGTGCGCAGCGCCAAGCCACCCATGAACAGGTACGAGCACGCCCCGCCGATGGCGACGCCCCAGGCGACGCCCGTCGATCCAAAGCCGATCAGGAAGATCAGGCTGATGCCCATCGCGATGAGTGCGACCACGCGCGCGAAGAGCGAGAGGTTGGCCCGCCCGGTCGAATGCAGCACCGGCTCGAACGAGACGCTGGCCAGATCGAAGCTGGCGCCGATGGCGAGCGGAACAAGGATCGCCGCGCCCTGCTCGAAATCGTCGCCACCGATGAGCTGCAGGAGGTACTTGCCCGCCACCAGCGCGAGGAGCACGACAACCAGCGCCGCGCCGCCCGCGATCTTGCTGGTCTGGCCGACCAGCTTGCGCAGTTCCGAAGCCTCGGACGAGGCGCTGACGTGGGCGACCTCGGCGTAGACCGAACGGGTGAGCAGGGTCGAAAGCTTGCTCATCGCCTGCGAGAGCTGCGAGGCGAGGCGGTAGAGACCGGCCGCGCTCG is drawn from Novosphingobium decolorationis and contains these coding sequences:
- a CDS encoding hydantoinase B/oxoprolinase family protein, with the protein product MTDNWQFWVDRGGTFTDVVARAPDGRFERLKLLSEDPGRYEDAAVEAMRRLTGVEEGDLPPSELRLGTTVATNALLEGKGEPVLLAITRGFGDALRIGTQERPDIFARHIALPDPLAAKVLEIDERIGADGTVHRPLDEAAARAGLEAAFADGFRAIAVVLMHGYRHTQHEAALAQLAQEIGFAQVSVSHEVAPLIKLIARGDTSVVDAHLSPVLDRYIDGLEAGLGPHVDALYMQSNGGLTTGGMLRGKDAILSGPAGGIVGMAAIAKEAGFGEVVGFDMGGTSTDVSHYAGAYERDSETRVAGNRVRTPMMRIETVAAGGGSVCAFDGARFLVGPESAGAVPGPACYRRGGPLAVTDCNLLLGKLRPAHFPHVFGPEGDEPLSLEAAQARMDAILAEAKAATGRELTREEAAEGFLEIAVANMANAIKTVSLRRGHDVTRAAMVTFGGAGGQHACKVADALGVTTVLCHPLASVLSAYGMGLADRRVLHERTLGLDLAGESQAALDEAVSALGAAARADLAAQGVPEGTIALEASLAIRPRGSESTISVPLGDLTQMRAAFHEGWDHLFGFAPGEDLVAETLRVEAVAGGHAGGGAVMPLPATSGAAAETVPVWTGGARHQAPLYHRRDLAEGFTASGPLLVVDDVSTTVVEPGWSVRVDAVGNLILSRSTPQQSALSASTERDPVRLEIMGALFMAIAEEMGAALQQSARSVNIRERLDFSCALFDAAGNLIANAPHMPVHLGSMGESVRTVLERRGNAADGRGIRAGDAYVLNAPYDGGTHLPDITVVMPVFAEDGDDAPAWFVAARGHHADIGGISPGSMPPRSRTLDEEGVLIDNVLLVDRGTLEEAAMRDLLASGPHPSRAIEQNIADLRAQLAACRRGASELRRIAGEQGRAMVDAYMGHVQAYSEEAVRRLIERLTDGTFVLEMDNGAQIHVAVTIDRDTRSAVIDFAGTSPQLPDNFNAPLPVVRAAVLYAVRTLIDDPVPMNEGCLRPIAVRVPEGSMLHPVAPAAVVAGNVETSQAITDALFGALGAMAAAQGTMNNFTFGDAAHQYYETVAGGSGAGPDFDGTSVVQTHMTNSRLTDPEVLETNFPVLLEEFSIRTGSGGAGRHRGGDGAVRRVRFLAPMQAGILSQRRKVAPFGLAGGADGAAGINRIERADGTVEELGPTARVDLEPGDVFVIETPGGGGFGG
- a CDS encoding DUF3088 family protein encodes the protein MAKDTLYVLDTDWADPALGGVRRFYCKDCVTVEGLLALFPERAAGIEVVRVPWPRPRAAVIDRLGEAHQDLPALAFAEGGFAGDIESVLAALHTRHGFPERHP
- a CDS encoding M20 metallopeptidase family protein, whose translation is MNVFLEADCPAAISERIVALRRAIHAEPELGLHTPLTRDKIRAELADLPLAWEEGPSTTGLVATLQGGAGPGRSVLLRGDTDALAMPEETGLEFASTIPGVMHACGHDTHVAMLAGAARLLAEKADTLTGEVRFMFQPGEEGWHGARYMLDDGLLGGPGTARALPEAAFALHIMPNARHGMIGGRAGPLMASADQLAITVRGRGGHASMPHDTMDPMPVACEIVAAIQTMVARRFSVFDPVVVTISKITAGSAHNVIPDHVDMLGTMRSLSATNRARLREEVTALAAGIAGAHGLAAEVEIIEGFPVTVCDARAVDFGEGVARDLFGADTFERLANPIMGAEDFAYVLEKTPGAMFFLGVAAEGDDWSQCCGIHSTRMMVDESVLPRGALFLAGLAERYLARGFR
- a CDS encoding carboxyl transferase domain-containing protein — encoded protein: MSGPVLPTTLDSSAPEAQARTRHNRALVEDLRERVAQAALGGSEKARERHEARGKMLPRTRVEALLDAGAPFLEIGQLAANGLYEDEVPGAGIIAGIGQVSGRTCMIFANDATVKGGTYYPMTVKKHLRAQEIAKACRLPCIYLVDSGGANLPNQAEVFPDRDHFGRFFFNQAQMSAAGIAQIASVMGSCTAGGAYVPAMSDETVIVREQGTIFLAGPPLVEAATGEVISAEELGGGELHARTSGVADHLADDDAHALSLVRDIVSHLGPGERANVERRAARDPLYPAEDLYALIPEDVRAPYEVREVIARLVDGSEFHEFKPLFGATLVCGFAHIHGFPVAILANNGVLFSESAQKGAHFIELACQRGIPLLFLQNISGFMVGGAYEAEGIAKHGAKLVTAVATAQVPKLTVIIGGSFGAGNYGMCGRAYDPRFLFTWPNARISVMGGEQAASVLATVHRDAKSWSEEEAEDFKAPIRAKYEAEGNPYYATARLWDDGVIDPAQTRDVLGLALGAALEAPFPARPQFGVFRM